GCTCTCCCTCATCTTCGGCACCGTGGTCGCTGAAGGTTTCGTGGCTGTGCAGGCACAGGACAAGAAAGCCGTGGAAGACATTGGCCGCGAGGTGCTGAATCTCGCCCAGAGCCTGGGTCTCACGAAGGCCGTCCGCCCCCACGCCCAGAGCATCCTGGACGCCGTGGAGAAGAATGACTGGAAGGCTGTGCGCAAGGAATTCGACCAGACGCAGGCCACGGTCCGTTTTGAAATGGAGCGCACACGCGACATCGACCACGCCCAGTGCGTGAGCCTCGGAGGCTGGCTGCGTGGCACGGCCAGCGCCACCTCCGTGGTGGCCAAGGCCTACAACGCGGACCGTGCCGAACTGCTGAACCAACCCATGCTGGTGGAGCATTTCTCCAAGTCCATCACCGGCATGTCCTCCGAAGCCAAGAGCAATGCTACCGTGGCCGCCATCTCGAAGGGGCTGACCACCATCCGCAAGGCCATGGACTCCCAGGATGGCAACATCACCCAGGAGCAGGTGACCACCATTCGCAAGACCTCCGAAGAATTGCTGGCACAGATCCTCAAGAAGTAAGTCGCTCTCCGGACACATCCCAAAAAGTCAGAGTCGCGTCAGAAACACCCCGCCCCCAAGCAATCTTCAATGAAGTTGTCCCTCCCCAGAAGGCTCTTCCTGGCCCTTGCCGCGTGTGCCGTGGCGATGTGTCTCCCGCTGGTGCATGCCACGGTGGATGAAGCCCACGACTATGCCATGCAGGCTGCCACGCCCTTCGTGGAGCAAGGCTTCACCGTCCGTGAAGACTACTGGAACGGCGAAGTGGAGAACGCGCAGAAGCTCGCGGTCCGCCACCAGCTCTTCAAAGGAAACGAATACGCCTTCTGGCTCGGTACCGCCGTGGATGACGCGGAGCTGGAGCTCGCTGTCTATGATGTGAAAGGCCAGCCCGTGCACATGGAGCTGAAGTCCGCCAAGAACTACTGCTCCGTGCGGGTGAATCCCCCCAAGACCGGCACCTACACCGTGGTCTTCAGCGTGAAGAGCAAGAAGGAAAAGGGTGTGACCTGGGCGCTGGCGTACGGGTATCGTTGATCGGTGCGCGGTTTCTGGTTCTTTGTTTTGAGTGATGGGTGAATGCAGCCGTGGGGAGCTCGTGCTGACTAGGCAGTCTTGTTGTGTCCGTTCAGCTGGGTGTGTTGGGCTGCGTGGGATTCAACACAGAGGCACAGAGGCACAGAGGAGCTTCGGAGACTGAGGCCGCTTGGTGTGGTCGATGCATTCAGCTGCTGATTCCCATCATTCGCCTGTAAACGGCTTTGTCCCTCACCCCTATTCCCCGTCATTCCGTTCAGTCCCGCGAATCATCTCTGATACCATGGAAGACCTGAAGAAGCTGTTTGTAGAATTCCTTCAAGCTCCGACGCAGGAGAATTTTCTGAATGTGCGGAATGCCGTGCTGGCGGATGCGCAATTCGACCCGTACACGGATGCCATCGACGGTGTGCCGAAGATGATGGAGGCTGGTGAGCTGGAGCAAGCGCTGGAGGTGATGAAGCACGCCCTCTTCCCCCACCTCGTGCTCAGCCCCGGGGCGCACCTGAACATCGCCTTCGTCCTGCACAAGCTGGGCCGGGAAAAGGATGCCGCCTTTGAGCATCACATCTCCCAGATGCTGCAAAAGGCGATTGAGGAAACAGGCGACGGCACGGAAGCGCGCCCCTACCTCGTCACGCGCACCTCGGATGAGTATGACTACCTCTTCGCCCACGAGTTGGAAGCGAAGACCCAGGCGCTCGCGAAGAGTCCGGATGGCAAACACGAGTACGACGTGCTCACCACCACCACAGGCCAGCAGATTTGGTTTGATGTCACCGACATCAGCCGGGTACTTGCCAGACGGATGGAGCGTGCCGGAGAAGCCTCCGAATAGGAGTGGTCCAAACAACAAACGTTCAACGGCTAACTTGGGCTGGGACTGCGACTGCCTGCTGCAGCAAGGGTGAACCCGATCAGTGTCCACATCCGGCGGAAGTTGCCACCGCTTGTGTTGCCCCACGGAAAGAGATTCCGCAGGGTCGTAAGATAGAAAAGGCGGGCTGTCGCTTTCGCTCCAGCCCGCCCATGTGATCATCACCGCGACCGCGCTCCCTACATTGTCACCTTCCGCTTCGTGCTTTCGGTGGTGGTTTTCTCGCCGGTCTTGCCACCCAGCGAATCACGCACGGACTGGCTCCGCTCGAGCTTCTTCTTTGGAGCTTCCTCGTCGACTCCGATTTCAGAGCTGTCATCGAGATCGAGCACGGAAAGGTCTTCATCGTCGACATCGAGGTCGTCCCCTCCCTGCTGTTGCGACTGCACCGTCAGAGGTTCCTTGGGAGTGGCCTTGAGTCCGAGCTTCTCACGCACGGAGATCACACCTTCCTCCTTCTTGATTTGGGCCTGAACTTCCGCACGCGCCAGCTCCGCCTGATCGATCTTCCGCTGCACCTCAAGCATCTGCTCGTCCGTGGGCACTTCGCCGATCTTGAAGTGCCGGGCCAGATTCATGTTGCCCCGCTGATCCTTGAGCTGCTCGATCTGGCTCTTGAGCGCACGATCGCTATCCTTCAGGATCTCGACCTGCTTGCGGTCATCCTGCAGGGATACACCTTGCTGCACTTCCTTCACGGCAGCGCGTAGAGTTTCGAGCTGCTTTTCGATTTGCTCGATCTCACCATCGACACCCTTCGAACCATGCTTGAAGAAGGCCTTCACATGGTCGCCGGCGCTCGGATTGTTTTGGAGCTGGGCCTTGCGGGCTTCCAGCTTGTCGATCTCGTTCAGGGCGGGACCTTCGCCACGCTCCAGGCGGACGACCTGCTGGCGCGCCTTGGCGTAGCTCTCCAGGTCACCGGAGAAAGCTTTCTCGCTCTTGGAGTTCTTCATGAACTGCAGGCCCTGGCCGTTGGTGGCCTTGACGGAGCAGTCCGGGTTCTCGGAGAGCAGCTTGTAGATGTCTTTGACCTCCTGGGGCAGATCATCGGGGATCTTCTTTCCGTCATTGGCAGGGTCACGCAGGAAGGTATCGATGCGGGCCTGCAGGGAGCACAGGTCGGCCACTTCGTTCATCTGCTTCTGACCCTCGCGCACGAAGGTGTCCAGATTTTGGAAGACCTCCTTCGCCACGTCGCTGGGCTCGGTGCTGGTGACCGGCATGCCGACGTTCTTGCTGATTCTGGCCAGTGACTTCGTGAGGTCTTCGATTTCCTTGCGTGCTGCGGGCGTGCCCTCGGCTTCAAGCTCGGCGATGAGATCCACGAACTGGGTCTTGGCATGGACGAGACCGTCGAGAGCCTCCTTGTTGCCCGCCACTTCGCGCAGGGCCGTGGCCATTTCCTGAGACGGACCGATGCCGTCATAGTCGCGCCAGAGTTTCGAGGGGTCACCACCCAGCTTTCCACCGCTGACCTTCTCACGATTGAAGAAGTCCAGGATGCGGTTGTTCTCAAAACGCACGCCGCCACCGCCGGTCATCTTGCCGCCGGGAGCGGTGATGAGTTCGTTGAACGCATGACCGAAGTCGATGCGGCCCACGCGAGTGCCACCCACGTCGATCATGTTGCCGGGGTTCACGTCATGGTCACCCATGAGCGCGGAGAGGGCGATATTCCGCCGCACATCCTGCGCTGCCTCATCCTTCAATGCCAGCACGCCGGGGCCCGTGGATTTTGTGGGATCCAGCGTGATGTAGGCATGCTTCTTCTGCTTGCCGTTTTCATCGATGATGGGGGTCTTGCCATTGCTGTCCTTTGGAAGAAGAGCCAGCTTGGGATCGATGTCCTGCATCTCCCTGCGATAGCGGTCATCCAGGTCGCCCTTACCGCCCTGCAGGTACCGTGAGGTCACCTTGGGCTCGTGCGTGTGTTCGTCCTGGCGGAGCAGCACGTCCGGGATGAAGTCGCGGTTGTCTTCACCCACGACCGCCTTGGAAATGTTCGTGGCGATGACCTCACCATAGTTCTCATGGTTCAGGCCGCTGGACTTCAAGCGGCGTCCGAGACCCGAGTGGGCGATGGAGCCCTTGAGCTGGAAGTTTTCACCCTCCACCTTCACGCGGCCGCTGCCCGTGGCGCCGCCGGCACCCACGACCTGCTTTCCGCGGAAGTCCTCAAAGGATCCATAGTGCGGCTCGCCGGGTTGCGGGGGCTTGGGTCCCAGCCGCATCTCGGGATTCTCCACATTGTGCTGGGCGATGACCCAGAGGTCTTCCTTCTGGTCATCCACCAGCTGCTCGACGCGCTCATCGATGCTGCGCTCAAGGTCGCGGATGTCCTGCAGGATTTCCAGACGCTCCTGCTCCAGCTCCCGGCGCGCCGAGGTGGGTCCCCCCTTCGGAATGGCGCCGAGCGTGCCGAGCACACCGGGATTTTTCAGCTTCTCAATGTTCGCCTCCACCTCGTAGAGGCGGGAAGTAAGCTGGGCAAACTGCGGAGTGTGCATGCTGGTAAGCTGCTGCTTCTCCTGCCCACGCAGATTCTCGGTGAGGCGCGTGAACTCCGCGAAGTCTTCGTCGCGAATGGCCTTGCCCGTGGAGTTGAGCTGCACCTTCAGGCTGTCGAAGCTGTGCTTCTCACCCGTTCCAAGGGCAATGTTCTTTTCACTGACGTGCTGCTCCAGGGCAATGGTGCCAATGTAGGAAGTCTTCCCCGTGGAGGAGAGATGGGTACCCGTGACGGTGTCGACGGTCACCGCCGTACCCTTGTAGGAGTCCATCTCACTCAGCTCACGGAGGGAGGACTCCGTCTGGTGCATCACCGCTTCCGTGTATTCCTTCCCGGTGAACTGCTTCACCACGCGACCTTCCCCGCGCAGCGTCTGGATGTGCTGCTGCATCTCCTGCAGGCGCTTCACCGAGCCTTCGATTTCCTCGTGCGTGAGCTTGCCGCGGGCGCCATCCGGCGGATAGCCCACGTTGGAGAGGGTCTCGCGCAGGTCCTCCGGGCGCAGGCTTTCAATCTTGCGCGCCGTGTCCTCATGCATGTAGCGCGGCAGATTCTTTACAGGGAAGTTGGGTGCCCCCTGCTGCTCCAGCATCTCGCTGCGATCCATCTGGGGAAAGGCGAGATCGTTGTCGATGCCGCGCACCTCGCCCGTCTCGGGGTCGATGAAAATATTCCCCGCATGGCGGTCGACCTGACCCGTGATGTAGTCCAGCGCCTCCAGGTCATAGAGTCCCTTCTGCACATTGTGCGAAGAGTAGTCGATGTCCATGAAGTAGGTGTGGCCGTTGGGCAGGTTGCCCATGGTGCCGAGACCATCCACCTGCACGCTGATGCCGATGGGGTGTCCATCACCATCCATGCCGAATTTCTCCTGCG
This genomic window from Roseimicrobium gellanilyticum contains:
- a CDS encoding DUF4919 domain-containing protein, translated to MEDLKKLFVEFLQAPTQENFLNVRNAVLADAQFDPYTDAIDGVPKMMEAGELEQALEVMKHALFPHLVLSPGAHLNIAFVLHKLGREKDAAFEHHISQMLQKAIEETGDGTEARPYLVTRTSDEYDYLFAHELEAKTQALAKSPDGKHEYDVLTTTTGQQIWFDVTDISRVLARRMERAGEASE